In Dromiciops gliroides isolate mDroGli1 chromosome 4, mDroGli1.pri, whole genome shotgun sequence, one DNA window encodes the following:
- the CAVIN1 gene encoding caveolae-associated protein 1, translating to MENTPLHIIEQPLAGYPDAGVSESSQPGPPAEELSGGSEELIKSDQVNGVLVLSLLDKIIGAVDQIQLTQAQLEERQAEMEGAVQSIQGELSKLSKAHATTSNTVSKLLERVRKVSVNVKTVRGSLERQAGQIKKLEVNEAELLRRRNFKVMIYQDEVKLPAKLSISKSLKESELLPEKEGDELGEGGEKPEDDATLELSSDEAVEVEEIIEESRAERIKRSGLRRVDDFKKAFSKEKMEKTKVRTRENLEKTRLKTKENLEKTRHNLEKRMNKLGTRIVTAERREKMKTSRDKLRKSFTPDHVVYARSKTAVYKVPPFTFHVKKIREGEVEVVKATEMVEVGGEEDGVEDDGGEGTDLLRGSSPDMHTLLEITEESDAVLVDKSDSD from the exons ATGGAAAACACACCGCTTCATATCATTGAGCAGCCCCTCGCGGGCTACCCCGACGCTGGGGTCTCCGAGTCGTCCCAGCCTGGGCCGCCCGCGGAAGAGCTGTCAGGGGGCTCCGAGGAACTGATCAAATCGGACCAAGTGAATGGAGTGCTGGTCCTGAGCCTGCTGGACAAGATCATTGGCGCCGTCGACCAGATCCAGCTGACCCAGGCCCAGCTGGAGGAAAGGCAGGCGGAGATGGAGGGGGCCGTGCAGAGCATCCAGGGCGAGCTGAGCAAACTAAGCAAGGCACACGCCACCACGAGCAACACGGTGAGCAAGCTTCTGGAGAGGGTGCGCAAGGTCAGCGTCAACGTGAAGACCGTGAGGGGCAGCCTGGAGCGTCAGGCCGGCCAGATCAAGAAACTCGAGGTCAACGAAGCGGAGCTGCTGCGGCGCCGGAACTTTAAAGTCATGATCTACCAG GATGAAGTGAAACTACCAGCCAAATTGAGCATCAGTAAGTCCCTGAAGGAGTCTGAGCTGCTGCCAGAGAAAGAAGGTGATGAGCTgggtgaggggggagagaagcCTGAAGATGATGCCACCCTGGAACTGTCCTCTGATGAGGCAGTAGAAGTTGAGGAAATCATCGAAGAGTCCAGAGCTGAGCGCATCAAGAGAAGTGGCCTTCGGCGAGTGGATGACTTCAAGAAAGCCTTCtccaaggagaaaatggaaaagacgAAGGTTCGAACCAGGGAGAACCTGGAGAAGACCCGACTGAAGACCAAAGAGAACCTGGAGAAGACCCGGCAcaatctggagaagagaatgaacaAGCTGGGCACAAGGATTGTGACCGCCGAGCGCCGGGAGAAGATGAAGACATCTCGGGACAAGCTGCGCAAGTCCTTCACACCTGACCACGTGGTCTATGCCCGCTCCAAGACCGCCGTCTACAAGGTGCCCCCCTTCACCTTCCATGTCAAGAAGATCCGGGAAGGCGAGGTCGAGGTTGTCAAGGCTACAGAAATGGTGGAGGTTGGAGGCGAAGAGGATGGAGTCGAAGATGATGGTGGCGAGGGTACCGACCTCCTGAGGGGGAGCAGCCCTGACATGCACACCCTGCTGGAAATCACTGAGGAGTCAGATGCTGTGCTAGTGGACAAGAGTGATAGCGACTGA